The following coding sequences lie in one Caproicibacterium argilliputei genomic window:
- a CDS encoding toprim domain-containing protein, with translation MKKLTIKEAIVVEGKYDKIKLSALIDGLILETHGFRIFRDAEQLALLRRLADKRGLLILTDSDSAGFLIRNFLKGAIPPEKIKHAYIPDVFGKEKRKSAPGKEGKLGVEGISLQVLRDCLEKAGVVSDGGAVPAGRRITKGDLYALGLSGAPESAAHRRAVQKALNLPEHLSANALVEVLNVITDYETFAELCCTLFADAQNHGCLS, from the coding sequence GTGAAGAAACTGACCATCAAAGAAGCCATTGTGGTCGAGGGCAAGTACGACAAGATTAAGCTTTCTGCGCTGATTGACGGCCTGATTTTGGAAACACACGGCTTCCGAATTTTTCGGGATGCAGAACAGCTTGCGCTGCTGCGCCGTTTGGCGGACAAACGCGGCCTGCTGATTTTAACCGACAGTGACTCTGCCGGTTTTCTGATTCGCAATTTCCTGAAAGGGGCTATTCCGCCGGAAAAAATCAAGCACGCGTATATTCCGGATGTGTTTGGCAAGGAAAAGCGCAAGTCCGCACCCGGCAAGGAGGGCAAGCTGGGAGTCGAGGGAATTTCCCTGCAGGTGCTGCGTGACTGCTTGGAGAAAGCAGGCGTGGTCAGCGATGGCGGGGCTGTTCCTGCGGGCCGCCGCATTACAAAGGGTGATTTGTATGCGCTCGGCCTTTCCGGTGCGCCCGAAAGCGCGGCACACCGCCGGGCTGTGCAGAAGGCGCTGAATCTGCCGGAGCATCTTTCTGCCAATGCGCTGGTCGAGGTGCTGAATGTGATCACAGACTATGAAACCTTTGCGGAACTCTGCTGTACTTTGTTTGCAGATGCACAGAATCATGGATGCCTTTCTTAG
- the rd gene encoding rubredoxin: MKKYVCQVCGYVYDPEVGDPDNGIAPGTAFEDLPEDWACPLCGVDKSQFEPEA; encoded by the coding sequence ATGAAAAAATATGTCTGTCAAGTTTGCGGCTATGTTTACGACCCGGAAGTCGGCGATCCCGACAACGGCATTGCACCCGGCACGGCATTTGAAGATTTGCCGGAAGACTGGGCGTGCCCGCTTTGCGGCGTAGACAAATCCCAATTTGAGCCGGAAGCGTAA
- a CDS encoding ABC transporter ATP-binding protein yields MEEMMIKVEHVEKQFKEVKVLKDINVCLERGKIHGLIGRNGSGKTVLMKCICGFMKPTAGSITVAGKRVGKDVDIPQNLGVIIEAPGFLPGYSGFKNLKFLADIQKKADAARITEVMERVGLDPASKKHVSKYSLGMRQRLGIAQAIMEDPDLLILDEPMNGLDNHGVEDIRALLLSLKEEGKTILIASHSAEDIAVLCDTVHEMDAGVLTSAAEA; encoded by the coding sequence ATGGAAGAAATGATGATAAAAGTTGAGCACGTAGAGAAGCAGTTTAAAGAGGTTAAAGTTTTAAAGGATATCAACGTTTGCCTTGAAAGAGGGAAAATTCACGGCTTGATTGGCCGCAATGGTTCCGGCAAAACTGTGCTGATGAAGTGCATTTGTGGTTTTATGAAGCCAACGGCAGGCAGCATCACTGTGGCTGGGAAACGTGTGGGAAAGGACGTGGACATTCCGCAAAATCTGGGTGTGATTATCGAGGCACCGGGATTTTTGCCGGGGTACTCCGGCTTTAAAAATCTCAAGTTCTTGGCGGACATTCAAAAAAAGGCGGACGCCGCCAGAATCACAGAAGTCATGGAGCGCGTGGGGCTTGATCCGGCGAGCAAAAAGCACGTGAGCAAGTACAGCTTGGGTATGCGCCAGCGGCTGGGCATTGCGCAGGCAATCATGGAGGACCCGGACCTCCTGATTTTGGACGAGCCAATGAACGGTCTGGACAACCACGGAGTGGAGGACATCCGCGCCCTGCTGCTGAGTTTAAAGGAAGAGGGCAAAACCATCCTGATTGCCAGTCACAGCGCAGAGGATATCGCGGTGCTGTGCGACACGGTGCACGAAATGGATGCCGGTGTGCTGACCAGTGCTGCGGAAGCGTAA
- a CDS encoding helix-turn-helix domain-containing protein yields MKISKLQACKRFLKSYCSKILLFVLVPAISVLIYAALQNQLFLLFFEKEISNHYETIIQNISGTVDDNMKEILESTILFNSSDDFNEVYYSSQPYQKENQSQIGNVINLFGRYQASQSYVDSVFILQKSYRMIINSSGTFPYDDFFNKMYAYQNYPQDFWMHYKNQFDYNILSNTVVHRGSDAAFEIIPIIDNSLEKSHSHNLLVINLKVSEIEKLLSHSKPTTHSSLFILNAQKQTIAKTDDSASAQEMQKLLASLSGKSTVETRTFSGKNYLLIAVNNPHSTSTAFTYIAMIPVADIHQNSARVRMISILGILICMVISVCFSVFGVRKLYHPIKQLTVLFKVKQQKPEGWRAGPPVDEIQFLGNHILDILEDNEELSKSMVLAVPYINEHLLFHLLNHNLSVKEGSTEFPFLPQINALFPNPFFEVAVIRYSFKDDFYQHYTDEQRVKIDRQLCNIIKKNLPLPYPYFTVKLKQTVFAAVINVLTPGCEEEMAHCLSQFAALFQKDEAFISIRIALGRTYADIINISQSYNEALRAFPFLSEFNPEKVALFRPEGHKASYQYSSEEENRLYNYLFSNQFDKVTSLVETIVTRNLQNHVSENALKQIYIQIYNTISRVLAEKNLDIQTVMRKKYVDLLQEFPQLRADEISDYLNAVMQRLKSRADSCENKLDISQIKAYIDHNYTKDLYLDSLAEKFMTNPKYISKWLKKALGIPFKQYVTNLRIQKAKELLTETSKTIDQIAEEVGFNNRNPFVRAFKLSEGITPTEYRKERHSRTNQRI; encoded by the coding sequence TTGAAAATATCCAAATTGCAGGCGTGCAAACGTTTTTTGAAAAGCTACTGTTCAAAAATTCTGTTGTTTGTCTTGGTCCCGGCAATTTCCGTGCTCATTTACGCCGCCCTGCAAAACCAGCTTTTTCTGCTGTTTTTTGAGAAGGAAATATCCAACCACTATGAAACAATCATTCAAAATATCTCCGGAACGGTAGATGACAATATGAAAGAAATTTTAGAGTCTACCATTCTATTCAATTCCTCCGATGATTTCAATGAAGTCTACTACAGTTCCCAGCCCTACCAAAAAGAAAATCAATCTCAAATCGGCAACGTCATCAATCTGTTCGGCAGATATCAGGCATCTCAGAGCTATGTGGACAGCGTTTTTATTCTGCAGAAATCCTACCGCATGATCATCAACTCCAGCGGTACTTTTCCCTATGACGACTTTTTCAACAAAATGTATGCCTATCAAAACTATCCGCAAGACTTCTGGATGCATTACAAAAACCAGTTTGACTACAATATTCTTTCCAATACAGTTGTACACAGAGGAAGCGATGCCGCCTTTGAAATCATCCCAATTATTGACAACAGCTTAGAAAAAAGCCACTCTCACAATCTGCTAGTCATCAACCTAAAAGTCAGCGAAATTGAAAAACTGCTGAGTCACAGCAAGCCAACCACCCACAGCAGTTTGTTCATTTTAAATGCACAAAAGCAAACAATCGCCAAAACCGATGATTCGGCCTCCGCTCAAGAAATGCAAAAGCTGCTGGCCTCTCTGTCCGGAAAAAGCACCGTGGAAACACGCACATTTTCCGGAAAAAATTATCTGCTGATTGCTGTAAACAACCCCCATAGCACTTCGACTGCTTTTACTTATATCGCAATGATTCCGGTGGCAGATATTCATCAAAATTCCGCACGAGTTCGAATGATCTCCATTCTAGGCATCCTTATTTGTATGGTAATCAGCGTATGCTTTTCTGTGTTCGGTGTACGGAAGCTGTACCATCCTATCAAGCAGCTAACCGTTTTATTTAAGGTGAAACAGCAAAAACCGGAGGGGTGGCGTGCCGGCCCTCCGGTTGATGAAATTCAGTTTCTCGGTAATCATATTTTAGATATTTTGGAAGACAACGAAGAACTGTCAAAATCCATGGTACTGGCCGTTCCGTACATCAATGAACATCTCCTGTTTCACTTGCTCAATCATAATCTTTCGGTAAAAGAGGGAAGCACAGAATTTCCATTTTTGCCACAGATCAACGCCTTGTTTCCCAATCCATTTTTTGAAGTTGCGGTCATTCGTTATTCTTTCAAAGATGATTTCTACCAGCATTATACAGATGAGCAGCGCGTCAAAATTGACCGGCAATTGTGCAATATCATTAAGAAAAACCTTCCTTTACCCTATCCCTACTTTACTGTTAAGCTGAAGCAAACCGTTTTTGCCGCCGTAATTAATGTGCTGACTCCGGGTTGTGAGGAAGAAATGGCGCACTGCCTCTCTCAGTTTGCAGCGTTGTTTCAAAAAGATGAAGCGTTCATCAGCATTCGCATTGCTCTTGGCCGCACCTATGCTGATATCATAAATATCAGCCAATCCTATAACGAGGCTTTGCGGGCTTTTCCGTTCCTTTCGGAATTCAACCCGGAAAAAGTCGCTCTTTTCAGACCGGAAGGCCACAAAGCTTCCTATCAGTACTCTTCAGAAGAGGAAAACCGACTGTACAATTATTTATTCTCCAATCAGTTTGACAAAGTTACTTCTCTGGTTGAAACCATCGTCACTCGCAATCTGCAGAACCACGTTTCTGAAAATGCTTTAAAGCAGATTTATATTCAGATTTACAACACCATCAGCCGCGTACTCGCCGAAAAGAACCTGGACATTCAAACCGTCATGCGAAAAAAGTATGTGGACCTTTTGCAGGAATTTCCGCAGCTGCGTGCCGATGAAATCAGTGACTACCTAAACGCAGTGATGCAGCGCTTGAAATCTCGTGCAGACTCTTGTGAAAACAAACTGGATATTTCACAAATCAAAGCATACATCGACCACAACTACACAAAGGATCTGTACTTAGACAGCCTTGCCGAAAAATTTATGACAAATCCGAAGTATATTTCTAAATGGCTAAAAAAAGCACTCGGCATTCCGTTTAAGCAGTATGTAACCAACCTGCGGATTCAAAAAGCAAAAGAACTGCTCACCGAAACGTCCAAAACAATTGATCAAATTGCAGAGGAAGTCGGATTCAACAACAGAAATCCCTTTGTTCGCGCTTTCAAACTCAGCGAAGGAATTACGCCCACGGAGTACCGCAAAGAGCGGCACAGCCGCACCAACCAGAGAATCTGA
- a CDS encoding ABC transporter permease, which translates to MTRAIHSTSAHHKRKGVFLFRKYHQLYLMLAVPILYFIIFKYVPMAGNILAFRKYDAGGSIFGSKWVGLKYFELFITDPYFWNVFKNTLVLSVLNFLIGFPIPILFSLLLNEVQNSWCKKFVQTVSYLPKFFSTVVVVGMMSVLLSPTNGLINQMLAKFGIASIYFMNSNEWFRPLYILSDLWQYVGWNSILYIAALTNVDPQLYEAAEIDGAGYLQKTFHVTIPGIMPTIVLTLILSVGSILSVGFEKVLLMYSPSTYQVADVIQTYVYRIGIVDNNYSYSTAVGLFQAVISLILIWGVNAMSKKFTDSSLW; encoded by the coding sequence ATGACACGCGCAATCCACAGCACATCGGCGCATCACAAACGAAAAGGGGTGTTTCTGTTCCGAAAATATCATCAGCTTTACCTGATGCTCGCGGTTCCCATTCTGTACTTCATCATTTTTAAATACGTACCTATGGCCGGCAATATTCTTGCATTCCGGAAATATGACGCCGGCGGTTCTATTTTCGGCTCCAAGTGGGTGGGGCTAAAGTATTTTGAGCTGTTCATCACAGACCCGTATTTTTGGAATGTTTTCAAAAATACACTGGTGCTGAGTGTTCTCAATTTTCTCATTGGTTTTCCGATTCCCATCCTTTTTTCCCTGCTGCTCAACGAAGTGCAAAACAGCTGGTGCAAAAAGTTTGTGCAGACGGTATCTTACCTGCCAAAGTTTTTTTCGACTGTGGTGGTTGTGGGCATGATGTCCGTGCTGCTTTCGCCAACCAACGGGCTTATAAATCAAATGTTAGCGAAGTTCGGCATTGCGTCAATTTACTTTATGAACAGTAACGAATGGTTTCGTCCACTGTACATTCTGTCAGATCTGTGGCAGTACGTCGGCTGGAATTCGATTTTGTACATCGCGGCGCTGACTAATGTAGATCCACAGCTTTACGAAGCTGCCGAAATTGACGGTGCCGGTTATCTGCAGAAAACCTTTCACGTGACCATTCCGGGGATTATGCCGACCATCGTTTTGACGTTGATTTTGAGCGTGGGCTCCATTTTGTCCGTCGGCTTTGAAAAGGTGCTGCTCATGTATTCTCCGAGCACCTATCAGGTTGCGGATGTTATTCAGACGTACGTTTACCGGATTGGCATTGTGGACAACAATTACAGCTACAGTACGGCA